In one Flavobacteriales bacterium genomic region, the following are encoded:
- a CDS encoding T9SS type A sorting domain-containing protein has protein sequence MNPDRLLLAIALAGFTGHLLAQGEVLVPLDARPVPEALDSQRKSDGLNTHFIYQNAPQTVLPIIDDFSVNRTRRRWAQPGDVGVSLTETSYRLEVAGVSTPDMVFSDDTTFLYTTDTALDTTVRSALPSVSLTVRDVTAYPVTGQTVTAWPAYSVFDTVQSPSPDTLDLLSPEYIQDSLLVYTVTADAATYTNADGSVVPLVLWEDDDVYINGNYPIEPPSIGVATFDGLSRTGYPYNYPQYSSYGIADRLTSVPIDLAGYDPSDSLYLSFFFQPQGLSGDGNVQPQDSLVLEFYAPDEQFWYRVWSTPYRPLQLFEQVLVPIKLTKFLKSDFQFRFLNYATLSGSFDHWHLDYVRLGAQRTFDDTRLIDVAYMYPETSLLETYTSVTFSKFAQAPQSYMAQSIQAQQRNLDSQDRFITYGMLAREENAGPLSAFTNGLNPSNNAGQIFSSNHPVAGAPNNFTYDPALSTDAAFWRVKLWTNATPDINRYNDTVTFVQEISNYMAYDDGSAEMGYGLNASGARLAYRFDLVGGDSLRAVRMYFNPQANPPPQQNPLNGSFLITVWSSLTPPTVLHQNFTFSTPEYRLDGIDRFVEYPLDSTIWVENTFYIGWTQTNAVPMNIGFDRNRNNRNKIFYSTSGSFANTSFEGSLMMRPVFVAGYDPFAGLEEHSPRAVTIYPNPAGEAFTVECPSADGTAELRVFDAMGRSVLQEPYRAGGALSATALTPGIYIVRVEGGDGALIAQERLLIQR, from the coding sequence ATGAACCCTGACCGTCTCCTGCTCGCCATTGCCCTGGCTGGCTTTACCGGGCACCTCCTCGCCCAAGGGGAGGTGCTGGTGCCCCTCGACGCAAGGCCCGTCCCCGAGGCCCTCGATTCCCAGCGCAAGTCGGACGGGCTCAACACGCATTTCATCTATCAGAATGCCCCGCAGACGGTGCTGCCGATCATCGATGACTTCTCCGTCAACCGGACCCGCCGGCGGTGGGCGCAGCCTGGTGATGTCGGCGTGTCGCTCACGGAGACCAGCTATCGGCTCGAGGTGGCCGGCGTGTCCACGCCGGACATGGTCTTCAGCGATGACACCACCTTCCTCTACACCACGGACACGGCGCTGGATACGACCGTTCGGAGCGCCCTGCCCTCGGTGTCGCTCACGGTCCGCGACGTAACGGCCTACCCCGTGACCGGGCAGACGGTGACCGCCTGGCCGGCCTACAGCGTCTTCGACACCGTTCAGTCGCCCTCGCCCGATACGCTCGACCTGCTCTCTCCGGAGTACATCCAGGACTCGCTGCTCGTCTATACCGTCACGGCCGATGCGGCCACCTACACCAATGCCGACGGCAGCGTGGTGCCCTTGGTGCTGTGGGAGGACGATGACGTCTACATCAACGGGAATTACCCCATCGAACCGCCCAGCATCGGCGTGGCCACCTTCGACGGCCTTTCGCGCACGGGCTATCCCTACAACTACCCGCAGTACTCCTCCTATGGCATCGCCGACCGGCTCACCTCCGTGCCGATCGACCTCGCCGGGTACGACCCTTCCGATTCGCTCTACCTCAGCTTCTTCTTTCAGCCCCAAGGCCTCAGCGGCGATGGCAACGTGCAGCCGCAGGACAGCCTGGTCCTGGAGTTCTACGCCCCCGATGAGCAGTTCTGGTACCGTGTATGGAGCACGCCGTACCGCCCGCTCCAGCTCTTTGAGCAGGTGCTGGTGCCCATCAAGCTCACCAAGTTCCTCAAGTCCGATTTCCAGTTCCGCTTCCTGAACTACGCCACGCTCAGCGGCTCCTTCGACCACTGGCACCTCGACTATGTGCGATTGGGCGCGCAGCGCACCTTCGACGATACGCGCCTGATCGACGTGGCCTACATGTATCCGGAGACGAGCCTCCTGGAGACCTACACCAGCGTCACCTTCAGCAAGTTCGCCCAAGCGCCCCAGTCCTATATGGCGCAATCCATCCAGGCCCAGCAGCGCAACCTCGACAGCCAGGACCGCTTCATCACCTACGGCATGCTGGCCCGCGAGGAGAACGCCGGGCCCTTGAGCGCTTTCACCAATGGGCTCAATCCGAGCAACAATGCCGGCCAGATCTTCAGCAGCAATCATCCTGTGGCCGGTGCGCCCAACAACTTCACCTACGACCCCGCGCTGAGCACCGATGCGGCCTTCTGGCGCGTGAAGCTCTGGACCAACGCCACGCCCGACATCAACCGCTACAACGACACGGTCACCTTCGTGCAGGAGATCAGCAACTACATGGCCTACGATGATGGCAGCGCGGAGATGGGCTATGGACTGAACGCCTCGGGCGCCCGCCTGGCCTACCGCTTCGACCTTGTGGGGGGCGATTCGCTGCGCGCCGTCCGCATGTACTTCAATCCGCAGGCCAATCCGCCGCCGCAGCAGAATCCGCTCAATGGCTCCTTCCTCATCACCGTGTGGAGCAGCCTCACGCCGCCCACCGTCCTGCACCAGAATTTCACCTTCAGCACGCCGGAGTACCGGCTCGACGGAATCGACAGGTTCGTGGAGTATCCGCTGGACAGCACCATCTGGGTGGAGAACACCTTCTACATCGGCTGGACGCAGACCAATGCGGTGCCCATGAACATCGGGTTCGACCGCAACCGCAACAACAGGAACAAGATCTTCTACAGCACCTCGGGGAGCTTCGCCAACACCTCCTTCGAAGGCTCGTTGATGATGCGTCCGGTCTTCGTCGCCGGCTATGACCCCTTCGCCGGCCTGGAGGAGCACAGCCCACGCGCGGTCACCATCTATCCGAACCCGGCCGGGGAGGCCTTCACCGTGGAATGCCCGTCTGCCGATGGCACGGCCGAGTTGCGCGTCTTTGACGCAATGGGCCGGTCGGTGCTCCAGGAGCCTTACCGCGCCGGGGGGGCGCTGAGTGCCACGGCGCTGACCCCGGGCATCTACATCGTGCGCGTCGAAGGCGGCGATGGCGCCCTCATCGCCCAGGAGCGGCTGCTGATCCAACGCTGA
- a CDS encoding RluA family pseudouridine synthase has protein sequence MAQDTDELREEQELYEHHRIVCDPKQTLIRLDRFLFDRLANTSRNRIQVAARAGNVLVNDKPAKPSQKVKPGDVISIVLPYPQREVELLPEDIPLRILFEDEHVVVIDKPAGLVVHPGHGNWTGTLVNALLFHFGKLPAVPGAEIPRPGLVHRLDKDTSGVMVVGKTEEALTHLARQFFDRTSDRRYNALVWGDFAEDEGVVEGHIGRSLRDRTVMQVFPDGEQGKPAVTRWRVVERFRYVTLVECKLETGRTHQIRVHMQWTGHPLFNDAAYGGDRILKGTTFTKYRQFVENCFELLPRQALHARTLDFDHPATGRRMRFESPLPADMEAVLAKWRTYTGVRPLDDDDEEPLDKEAVNNMR, from the coding sequence ATGGCCCAGGATACCGATGAGCTCCGCGAGGAGCAGGAGCTGTACGAGCATCACCGCATCGTCTGTGACCCGAAGCAGACGCTGATCCGTCTGGACCGATTCCTCTTCGACCGGCTGGCCAACACTTCGCGCAACCGCATACAGGTGGCCGCCAGGGCGGGCAACGTGCTGGTGAACGACAAGCCGGCCAAGCCGAGCCAGAAGGTGAAGCCGGGCGATGTCATCAGCATCGTGCTGCCTTACCCGCAGCGCGAGGTGGAGCTGCTGCCCGAGGACATCCCGCTGCGGATCCTGTTCGAGGATGAGCATGTGGTGGTGATCGACAAGCCCGCGGGCCTGGTGGTCCATCCCGGCCACGGCAACTGGACGGGCACGCTGGTGAACGCGTTGCTGTTCCACTTCGGCAAGCTCCCTGCCGTGCCCGGCGCAGAGATCCCCCGTCCCGGCCTGGTGCACCGCCTGGACAAGGATACCAGCGGCGTGATGGTGGTGGGCAAGACCGAAGAGGCGCTCACCCACCTGGCCCGCCAGTTCTTCGACCGGACGAGCGACCGGCGGTACAACGCCCTGGTGTGGGGCGATTTCGCCGAGGACGAGGGCGTCGTGGAGGGCCACATCGGGCGCAGTCTCAGGGACCGGACGGTGATGCAGGTCTTCCCGGACGGCGAGCAGGGCAAGCCGGCGGTGACCCGCTGGCGCGTGGTGGAGCGATTCCGATACGTGACGCTGGTGGAATGCAAGCTCGAGACCGGCCGCACCCACCAGATCCGCGTCCACATGCAGTGGACGGGCCATCCGCTCTTCAACGACGCCGCCTATGGAGGCGACCGCATCCTGAAGGGGACCACCTTCACCAAGTACCGGCAGTTCGTGGAGAACTGCTTCGAGCTGCTGCCGCGGCAGGCGCTCCATGCCCGCACGCTCGACTTCGATCATCCTGCCACGGGCCGCCGCATGCGCTTCGAGAGCCCCTTGCCGGCCGACATGGAAGCCGTGCTGGCCAAGTGGCGCACCTACACCGGGGTCAGGCCGCTCGATGATGACGATGAGGAGCCCTTGGACAAGGAGGCCGTGAACAACATGCGCTGA
- a CDS encoding AMP-binding protein codes for MAERSPYPSIAKAFERITLDGESLSAFAFLQRLEDRGRKRDEDWIRELRMTMSQLIAHGHLPAITSGTTGPPKRFTIPKRDLVMSARLTGAAFQLMPGDRVLHCLPAQFIAGKMMLMRAFALGLDIHLINPRGSVLDNLQAQERFRFTAMVPLQLHRAIQEDRGRVERQFDTILLGGGPVSDALMEVLSTLGTNVLQSYGSTETVTHVALRRINGPAPEDHFTAIGACHFARDPRGCLVAYTPHLGTKQHVTNDLVELVDDTRFRWLGRIDNVILSGGKKIFPEQLEARTAGAIPYPHYFTRVPDPVLGQAVMLVLETELPREQVLPEVMEKLTAVLHPHEWPRRVQALRRISRTPSGKMIRG; via the coding sequence ATGGCCGAGCGATCGCCCTATCCGTCCATCGCCAAGGCCTTCGAGCGCATCACCCTTGATGGTGAATCGCTTTCCGCGTTCGCGTTCCTCCAGCGGCTGGAGGATCGAGGCCGCAAACGCGATGAGGATTGGATCCGCGAGCTGCGCATGACCATGTCCCAACTGATCGCCCATGGCCATCTGCCGGCGATCACCAGCGGCACCACCGGTCCGCCCAAGCGCTTCACCATCCCCAAGCGCGATCTCGTGATGAGCGCGCGCCTGACGGGCGCCGCCTTCCAACTGATGCCAGGGGACCGCGTGCTGCACTGCCTTCCCGCGCAGTTCATCGCCGGCAAGATGATGCTCATGCGCGCCTTCGCCCTGGGGCTGGATATCCACCTGATCAACCCGCGCGGGAGCGTGCTGGACAACCTGCAGGCGCAAGAACGCTTCCGCTTCACCGCCATGGTGCCGCTGCAGCTGCACCGCGCCATCCAGGAGGACCGCGGCCGCGTGGAGCGGCAGTTCGACACGATACTGCTCGGCGGCGGCCCGGTGAGCGATGCGCTGATGGAGGTCCTCAGCACCCTCGGGACGAATGTCCTCCAGAGCTACGGCAGCACGGAGACCGTGACGCATGTGGCCCTCCGCCGCATCAATGGCCCAGCGCCCGAGGACCATTTCACCGCGATCGGCGCATGCCACTTCGCCCGCGACCCGCGCGGATGCCTGGTGGCATACACGCCGCACCTCGGCACGAAGCAGCACGTGACCAACGACCTCGTGGAACTGGTCGACGACACACGGTTCCGCTGGCTCGGCCGTATCGACAATGTGATCCTCAGCGGCGGCAAGAAGATCTTCCCCGAGCAGCTCGAGGCAAGGACCGCCGGGGCAATCCCCTATCCGCACTACTTCACCCGCGTGCCAGACCCGGTGCTGGGCCAGGCGGTGATGCTGGTCCTGGAGACCGAGCTGCCGCGGGAGCAGGTGCTGCCCGAGGTGATGGAGAAGCTCACGGCCGTGCTGCATCCGCACGAATGGCCCCGGCGCGTGCAGGCGCTGCGCCGCATCAGCCGGACCCCCAGCGGCAAGATGATCCGGGGTTGA